One window from the genome of Natronomonas pharaonis DSM 2160 encodes:
- a CDS encoding carboxypeptidase M32, with the protein MTNPDSAGSDADASTPTAYDDLLERYRRATYLSDANGVLSWDQEVMMPEGGTPARSKQRGAVSAVAHDVLVDEETADALDALDGVDLTDDEAAVVREIRREHERKARVPTELVEEISTATSEAHPVWNEAKAADDFDAFAPTLAELLDLKRRYAEHIDPDADPYATLFAEYEPYLDLSTAERVLEELRDGLVPLIDAIGASDTELYALEGTFPEDDQFAVTEAALETLGYDFEHGRLDTAPHPFSTGTQFDARVTTRFDESEPLDSLASTIHEFGHATYTLGLPRDAYGSPLGEHRGLSVHESQSRLFENHVGRSKPFWELFVDRFNDHHDTELTPQQAYEAANRVYDDNLIRVEADELTYHLHIVLRFEIERELLAGDLDVEEVPAAWNDRMESYLGVRPETDAEGCLQDIHWSHGSFGYFPTYSLGSVLAAQLYAAADEAIDGLESQIAAGEFDALHEWLTENIHQHGRRYTTGDVIERATGEPLTADYFLEYAEAKFGELYDL; encoded by the coding sequence ATGACGAACCCCGATAGCGCCGGTTCGGACGCCGACGCATCGACACCGACGGCGTACGACGACCTTCTGGAACGCTACCGCCGGGCGACATACCTCAGCGACGCCAACGGGGTGTTAAGCTGGGACCAGGAAGTGATGATGCCCGAGGGCGGCACGCCGGCCCGCTCGAAACAGCGTGGTGCGGTGTCGGCGGTTGCCCACGACGTGCTCGTCGACGAGGAGACAGCGGACGCACTCGATGCGCTCGACGGTGTCGACCTCACTGACGATGAGGCCGCTGTCGTCCGCGAGATTCGCCGCGAGCACGAGCGGAAAGCGAGGGTACCGACCGAACTCGTCGAGGAGATTTCGACGGCGACTTCGGAGGCACACCCGGTCTGGAACGAGGCGAAAGCAGCCGATGATTTCGATGCCTTCGCGCCGACGCTTGCGGAGTTGCTCGACCTCAAGCGGCGCTACGCCGAGCATATCGACCCCGACGCCGACCCCTACGCGACGCTGTTTGCGGAGTACGAGCCGTATCTCGACCTTTCGACCGCCGAGCGCGTCCTCGAAGAGTTGCGGGATGGCCTCGTTCCACTCATCGACGCAATCGGAGCGTCGGATACGGAGCTATACGCTCTCGAAGGGACGTTCCCCGAAGACGACCAGTTCGCAGTGACCGAGGCGGCCCTTGAGACGCTGGGGTATGATTTCGAGCACGGCCGGCTGGATACGGCACCGCACCCGTTCTCGACGGGGACACAGTTCGACGCCCGTGTGACAACGCGGTTCGACGAGTCCGAGCCGCTCGACTCGCTGGCCTCGACCATCCACGAGTTCGGCCACGCGACGTACACCCTCGGGCTGCCACGGGACGCATACGGCTCACCGCTCGGTGAACACCGCGGACTATCGGTCCACGAATCACAGTCGCGGCTCTTCGAAAACCACGTCGGCCGTAGCAAACCCTTCTGGGAGCTGTTTGTCGACCGGTTCAACGACCACCACGACACCGAACTCACGCCACAGCAGGCCTACGAGGCCGCAAATCGGGTGTACGACGACAATCTCATTCGGGTCGAAGCCGACGAATTAACCTACCACCTTCACATCGTATTGCGCTTCGAAATCGAGCGCGAACTGCTCGCCGGTGACCTCGACGTCGAAGAGGTCCCCGCCGCGTGGAACGACCGAATGGAGTCGTACCTCGGCGTTCGGCCGGAAACCGACGCGGAGGGCTGTCTGCAGGATATCCACTGGAGCCACGGCTCCTTCGGCTATTTCCCGACATACTCGCTCGGGAGCGTCCTCGCCGCCCAGCTGTATGCGGCCGCCGACGAAGCTATCGACGGGCTCGAATCACAGATTGCGGCCGGGGAGTTCGACGCTCTCCACGAGTGGCTCACCGAAAACATCCACCAGCACGGCCGCCGGTACACGACCGGCGACGTAATCGAGCGGGCAACCGGCGAGCCGCTAACTGCTGACTACTTCCTCGAGTACGCCGAGGCGAAGTTCGGAGAACTATACGACCTCTAG
- a CDS encoding sulfatase, translated as MAADPNVLVVVLDTVRKDHLTPYGYDRPTTPALASFADEARVYEEAVSQAPWTLPAHASLFTGQYPSVHGATQESPYLSAETATLAEAVSASGYTTTCFSSNAWITPYTRLTAGFDEQDSFFEALPGSVLATAAADLWSWVLDSRLRPLADRLVAAGNAVHERLAARGRAASRTPAIVDRTQQFIEGADGPWFAFLNLMDAHLPYYPPEQYRQQFAPDVDPGAVCQNSKAYNAGAREVDEAEFEAIRRLYDAELRHLDAELGRLFEFLRTSGRWDDTAVVVCADHGELHGEFGRYGHEFAVYEPLVNVPLLVDAPGIEPGRDRQQVELLDLYDTVLDIAGAAEAASSVGARPFEPERSLCRPGRDIEDGDYGFIEYDRPVVELEQLERKAAAAGIELDEDGRFYSRMRAARRPDGKYIRNERLSDEGYRLDSDSGESTEAAADDPIIEATEAALCRFEDRVAVGWDGHTQGDGGDPLGRMDETAKSRLRDLGYLE; from the coding sequence ATGGCCGCCGACCCGAACGTGCTCGTCGTCGTGCTCGATACGGTTCGGAAAGACCACCTGACGCCGTACGGCTACGACCGGCCGACGACGCCGGCGCTCGCGTCGTTTGCCGACGAGGCACGCGTCTACGAAGAGGCGGTCTCGCAGGCACCGTGGACGCTGCCGGCCCACGCCTCGCTGTTCACCGGTCAGTATCCGAGCGTCCACGGCGCGACACAGGAGTCGCCGTATCTGTCCGCAGAGACGGCGACGCTGGCCGAGGCGGTTTCGGCATCCGGATACACGACGACCTGTTTTTCTTCGAACGCGTGGATTACGCCCTACACGCGGCTTACCGCCGGGTTCGACGAACAGGACAGCTTCTTCGAAGCGCTTCCGGGGTCGGTTCTCGCGACGGCGGCGGCCGACCTCTGGTCGTGGGTGCTCGACAGCCGGCTGCGGCCACTGGCGGACCGACTCGTCGCGGCCGGCAACGCTGTCCACGAACGGCTCGCCGCCCGCGGCCGCGCCGCCTCGCGGACGCCGGCCATCGTCGACCGGACCCAGCAGTTCATCGAGGGGGCCGACGGCCCGTGGTTCGCATTCCTGAACCTGATGGATGCACACCTGCCGTACTACCCACCCGAACAGTACCGACAGCAGTTCGCGCCGGATGTCGACCCCGGGGCTGTCTGTCAGAACTCGAAAGCCTACAACGCCGGCGCACGCGAGGTCGACGAGGCGGAGTTCGAAGCGATTCGCCGGCTCTACGACGCCGAGCTCCGCCATCTGGACGCCGAGCTGGGGCGGCTCTTCGAGTTCCTCAGGACGAGCGGCCGGTGGGACGACACCGCCGTCGTCGTCTGTGCCGACCACGGCGAGCTCCACGGCGAATTCGGCCGGTATGGCCACGAGTTCGCCGTCTATGAGCCGCTGGTGAACGTCCCGCTTCTCGTCGACGCGCCGGGCATCGAGCCGGGGCGTGACCGGCAGCAAGTCGAGTTGCTCGACCTCTACGACACGGTGTTGGATATTGCCGGCGCGGCCGAAGCGGCATCGTCGGTCGGCGCACGGCCCTTCGAGCCGGAGCGGTCGCTGTGCCGACCTGGGCGTGACATCGAAGATGGCGACTACGGATTCATCGAATACGACCGACCAGTCGTCGAGTTGGAACAGCTAGAGCGGAAGGCCGCAGCCGCCGGCATCGAGCTCGACGAGGACGGGCGGTTCTACTCGCGGATGCGGGCCGCTCGACGACCGGACGGCAAGTACATCCGCAACGAGCGGCTCTCCGACGAGGGCTACCGACTCGACAGCGACAGCGGCGAATCAACCGAAGCAGCAGCCGACGACCCGATTATCGAAGCGACCGAGGCGGCGCTCTGTCGGTTTGAAGACCGAGTCGCTGTCGGGTGGGACGGACACACACAGGGCGACGGGGGGGACCCGCTGGGGCGTATGGACGAGACGGCGAAATCACGGCTGCGGGACCTCGGCTATCTGGAGTGA
- a CDS encoding NifU family protein codes for MSTETADGDEELRERISNFLRRNFPQIQMHGGSAAIQDLDRENGEVTIMLGGACSGCGISPMTIQAIKSRMTEEIPEIDTVYADTGSDGGSEGMAGGQVSPSFPGETTSDDDSDEGPDAPF; via the coding sequence ATGAGCACTGAAACCGCCGACGGCGACGAGGAACTCCGCGAACGCATCAGCAACTTCCTCCGCCGCAACTTCCCACAGATTCAGATGCACGGCGGCAGCGCCGCGATTCAGGACCTCGACCGCGAGAACGGGGAGGTCACCATCATGCTTGGCGGCGCCTGTTCCGGCTGTGGCATCTCGCCGATGACGATTCAGGCCATCAAGAGCCGCATGACCGAAGAGATTCCCGAAATCGACACCGTCTACGCCGACACCGGCTCCGACGGCGGCAGCGAAGGAATGGCCGGCGGGCAGGTGTCGCCGTCCTTCCCTGGCGAGACCACAAGCGACGACGACAGCGACGAAGGGCCGGACGCGCCGTTCTGA